The following are encoded together in the Actinoplanes sp. N902-109 genome:
- a CDS encoding trypsin-like serine protease, which produces MFRTIRAVLMLVLVAAGAVAAGDRPAQAIANGQDARAGAYPFAVLLIMTGLPAEGGGTRDSSCSGALVAPRWVITAGHCFRERSGRRVSRPVARRTTAVVGRTAVTGRDGRLAEVVAVHQSDTADVALARLSSPVTGITPLTIGTSAPTAGEVVRLAGFGLTDDGDATPATRLQTGQFTVDHVGTDLIETSGHAPHLDTSPCLHDSGGPYFREPPGRAPVLVAVVSSGPSCPHEGGDFSARIDTVSGWITGTIAAGSGSGRGVPRRLLPVAPVAAVLVVAGALLLIRRRNR; this is translated from the coding sequence TTGTTCAGGACCATCCGCGCGGTGCTGATGCTGGTGCTGGTCGCGGCGGGTGCCGTGGCCGCGGGGGACCGGCCCGCGCAGGCGATCGCCAACGGGCAGGACGCGCGGGCCGGTGCGTACCCGTTCGCCGTGCTGCTCATCATGACCGGGCTGCCGGCCGAGGGCGGCGGCACCCGGGACAGCTCGTGCTCGGGTGCGCTGGTGGCACCCCGCTGGGTGATCACCGCCGGGCACTGCTTCCGCGAGCGCAGCGGCCGGCGGGTCAGCCGTCCGGTGGCCCGCCGTACCACCGCCGTGGTCGGGCGTACCGCGGTCACCGGCCGCGACGGCCGGCTCGCCGAGGTCGTCGCGGTGCACCAGTCCGACACCGCCGACGTGGCCCTCGCCCGGCTGAGCAGCCCGGTCACCGGCATCACCCCGCTGACCATCGGCACGTCCGCGCCGACCGCCGGTGAGGTCGTGCGGCTGGCCGGGTTCGGGCTGACCGACGACGGCGACGCGACGCCCGCCACCCGGCTGCAGACCGGCCAGTTCACCGTCGACCACGTCGGCACCGACCTGATCGAGACGTCCGGGCACGCGCCGCACCTCGACACCAGCCCGTGCCTGCACGATTCCGGCGGACCGTACTTCCGGGAGCCGCCGGGCCGGGCGCCGGTGCTGGTCGCCGTGGTCAGCTCCGGCCCGAGCTGCCCGCACGAGGGTGGTGACTTCAGCGCCCGGATCGACACCGTCAGCGGCTGGATCACCGGCACGATCGCCGCCGGCTCCGGGTCCGGCCGCGGTGTGCCGCGCCGGCTGCTCCCGGTCGCGCCGGTCGCGGCGGTGCTGGTGGTGGCCGGCGCGCTGCTGCTGATCCGCCGCCGCAACCGGTGA
- a CDS encoding methyltransferase domain-containing protein, whose amino-acid sequence MRTNLARGPGGAGLQRRDTESRELMDDPGCDPDRLERTYRQFSTINRLLSGWRRVYRQRIRPRLHAGRPATLLDIGFGGGDIARALARWAARDGLLLRTTAIDPDERAVRHVRGLPADGVHFEQASSADLVARGDSYDVVISNHLLHHLDPGSLDALLADSRVLARHLVIHNDLARGRAGYGCYAVATLPFARRSFIHQDGLLSIRRSYRRTELQAVVPPGWHVTSMFPQRLLLTLDGAPR is encoded by the coding sequence GTGAGAACGAATCTTGCGCGCGGTCCCGGGGGCGCCGGGTTGCAGCGGCGGGACACCGAGTCGCGTGAGCTGATGGACGATCCCGGCTGCGACCCCGACCGGCTGGAGCGCACCTACCGGCAGTTCAGCACGATCAACCGGCTCCTGTCCGGCTGGCGGCGCGTCTACCGGCAGCGGATCCGGCCGCGCCTGCACGCCGGGCGGCCAGCGACGCTGCTGGACATCGGCTTCGGCGGCGGGGACATCGCGCGTGCTCTCGCGCGCTGGGCCGCACGGGACGGGCTGCTCCTGCGGACGACGGCCATCGACCCGGACGAGCGCGCGGTGCGTCATGTCCGCGGGCTGCCGGCTGACGGGGTGCACTTCGAGCAGGCGTCCAGCGCGGACCTGGTCGCGCGCGGGGACAGCTACGACGTGGTGATCTCCAACCATCTCCTGCACCACCTGGACCCGGGCTCGCTCGACGCGCTGCTCGCGGACAGCCGGGTCCTGGCACGCCACCTGGTCATCCACAACGACCTGGCGCGCGGGCGCGCGGGCTACGGCTGCTACGCCGTCGCGACGCTGCCGTTCGCCCGCCGGTCCTTCATCCACCAGGACGGCCTGCTCTCGATCCGCCGCAGCTACCGGCGTACCGAACTGCAAGCGGTTGTCCCGCCGGGCTGGCACGTCACGTCGATGTTCCCGCAACGCCTGCTGCTCACCCTCGACGGCGCACCCCGATGA
- a CDS encoding HAMP domain-containing sensor histidine kinase produces the protein MSPHSPARRIFLVCALLLIAGSAAHPAADRLLRVWTEVGPSWCTVPAGRAPQDPSFVCAQLFRRPSIPSLLSLAVVLLILFGASWFLVRWCVRPVRELAPAIADVGPQNLGHRLRPGPGRDALAVLGRAIDEMMDRIAVGYEAQRRFAADASHELRTPLAVQRMLIEVGMARTLSDDQLALLTAQLLETNERNERLIEGLLVLSESDRGLLARTPLRLDHIVAAVLDKHESAAAEAGITITRRLRPRTVLGEQVLLERLAGNLIQNALKYNRPDGTIDVQVGDDPALAVTNTGDDIPPQDVPALFEPFRRRTAARIDHSGGAGLGLAIARSITRAHHGIIAASSTGHDGLHVQVSLPPADAPGTVS, from the coding sequence ATGAGCCCGCACTCCCCGGCCCGGCGCATCTTCCTGGTCTGCGCGCTGCTGCTGATCGCCGGCTCGGCCGCGCACCCGGCAGCCGACCGCCTGCTGCGGGTGTGGACCGAGGTCGGGCCGTCCTGGTGCACCGTCCCCGCCGGCCGGGCGCCGCAGGACCCGTCGTTCGTCTGCGCGCAGCTGTTTCGCCGGCCGAGCATCCCGTCGCTGCTAAGCCTGGCCGTCGTCCTGCTGATCCTGTTCGGCGCCTCCTGGTTCCTGGTGCGCTGGTGTGTACGCCCGGTGCGCGAGCTGGCCCCGGCCATCGCCGACGTCGGACCGCAGAACCTCGGCCACCGCCTGCGCCCCGGGCCCGGCCGGGACGCGCTGGCCGTGCTGGGCCGGGCCATCGACGAGATGATGGACCGCATCGCCGTCGGGTACGAGGCCCAGCGCCGCTTCGCCGCGGACGCCTCACACGAGTTGCGCACCCCGCTCGCCGTGCAGCGCATGCTGATCGAGGTCGGCATGGCCCGCACCCTCAGCGACGACCAGCTGGCCCTGCTCACCGCGCAGCTGCTGGAGACCAACGAACGCAACGAGCGCCTGATCGAGGGTCTGCTCGTGCTGAGCGAGAGCGACCGCGGGCTGCTGGCCCGCACCCCCCTGCGGCTGGACCACATCGTCGCCGCCGTCCTCGACAAGCACGAATCCGCCGCGGCGGAGGCCGGCATCACGATCACCCGCCGGCTGCGTCCCCGGACCGTGCTGGGCGAGCAGGTGCTGCTCGAACGCCTGGCCGGCAACCTCATCCAGAACGCCCTGAAGTACAACCGGCCGGACGGCACGATCGACGTGCAGGTGGGCGACGACCCGGCCCTGGCCGTCACCAACACCGGCGACGACATCCCGCCGCAGGACGTGCCCGCCCTGTTCGAGCCGTTCCGGCGCCGCACCGCCGCCCGCATCGACCACAGCGGCGGCGCCGGCCTCGGCCTGGCCATCGCCCGTTCCATCACCCGGGCCCACCACGGCATCATCGCCGCGTCCTCGACCGGCCACGACGGCCTGCACGTCCAGGTCTCCCTGCCGCCCGCTGACGCGCCCGGCACGGTGAGCTAG
- a CDS encoding alpha/beta hydrolase, translating into MAAPGTPAIFIHGMFLHATSWGSWAEAFRSAGYDPLTPGWPGEPGTVGEARQQPARVAGTGLDDIVTHYAQIIRTLATRPVVVGHSAGALVAQRLLTQGLATAAVALQPPPVKGVSSTAPQTIPVGWPLLRNPANRRRSLTLTPRQFRYSHGNALPAAESHELHRRWTVPSPGRPVFELVFANLSRHSPAAVDTTNRTRGPLLLVAGTKDHSAPAAVVKATHKRYSASPAVTDYQEFAGRGHSMPVDSGWREVADAALTWLDKAAGGSR; encoded by the coding sequence ATGGCCGCACCGGGCACGCCCGCGATCTTCATCCATGGCATGTTCCTGCACGCCACCTCGTGGGGCAGCTGGGCCGAGGCGTTCCGGTCGGCGGGCTACGACCCCTTGACGCCGGGCTGGCCCGGGGAGCCGGGCACGGTCGGCGAGGCCCGGCAGCAGCCCGCCCGGGTGGCGGGCACCGGCCTCGACGACATCGTCACGCACTACGCGCAGATCATCCGCACCCTCGCCACCCGGCCGGTGGTCGTCGGCCACTCGGCGGGCGCGCTGGTCGCCCAGCGGCTGCTCACCCAGGGCCTCGCCACGGCCGCCGTGGCGCTGCAGCCACCCCCGGTCAAGGGCGTGTCCTCCACCGCGCCGCAGACCATCCCGGTCGGCTGGCCGCTGCTGCGCAACCCGGCCAACCGGCGGCGTTCGCTCACCCTGACCCCGCGGCAGTTCCGGTACAGCCACGGCAACGCGCTGCCGGCCGCCGAGTCGCACGAGCTCCATCGCCGATGGACGGTGCCGTCGCCGGGGCGGCCGGTGTTCGAGCTGGTGTTCGCCAACCTGTCGCGGCACTCACCGGCCGCCGTCGACACGACGAACCGGACCAGGGGGCCACTGCTGCTGGTCGCCGGCACCAAGGACCACAGCGCACCGGCGGCCGTCGTCAAGGCCACGCACAAGCGCTACAGCGCCTCCCCGGCAGTGACGGACTACCAGGAATTCGCCGGCCGCGGCCACTCGATGCCGGTGGACAGCGGCTGGCGCGAGGTCGCCGACGCGGCGCTCACCTGGCTGGACAAGGCGGCCGGCGGGTCACGCTGA
- a CDS encoding helix-turn-helix domain-containing protein: MACPTRELLDRVGSKWTVMIVLLLADLGERRFGELRRRMPGVSQKMLTQTLRQLQDDGLVSRRVEPSSPPAVHYELTRLGGTLVGPLRALKQWAEDNMTQVKAAGGSA, translated from the coding sequence GTGGCCTGCCCGACGCGGGAGCTGCTCGACCGGGTTGGGTCCAAGTGGACGGTGATGATCGTGCTGCTGCTCGCCGATCTGGGCGAACGACGGTTCGGTGAGCTGCGCCGGCGGATGCCGGGGGTGTCGCAGAAGATGCTCACCCAGACGTTGCGGCAGTTGCAGGACGACGGGCTGGTCTCGCGCCGGGTGGAGCCGAGCAGCCCGCCCGCCGTCCACTACGAGCTCACCCGGCTCGGCGGCACGCTCGTCGGTCCGCTGCGGGCCTTGAAGCAGTGGGCCGAGGACAACATGACCCAGGTCAAGGCCGCCGGCGGCTCAGCGTGA
- a CDS encoding alpha/beta hydrolase → MTEPPDGTFDEVRTVRLANLTVRLRRSGAGDPILLLHGFPHTGQVWREVAPWLVRAGHQVIAPDLRGIGGTDRPVDGYDAATLALDQVQLLDALALPAAHVVGFDAGAAPAFALATGHPERVRSLTVVEAAIGGLAGAEDFLAGGGPWWFGFHQSPGGLAEDVVAGSEDRYIRHFLQLGSRAGVPGELADHFVSAYTGRDRLRGAFEHYRAMPGNAARNRAWAAQNRLTMPVTAVGAAPVGAVTARQLRTVADDVEEHLLGDSGHIVPVDAPRDLARLLLATAARS, encoded by the coding sequence ATGACAGAGCCACCTGACGGCACGTTCGACGAGGTCCGCACCGTACGCCTGGCGAACCTGACCGTGCGCCTGCGCCGGTCCGGGGCCGGCGACCCGATCCTGCTCCTGCACGGCTTCCCGCACACCGGGCAGGTGTGGCGGGAGGTGGCCCCCTGGCTCGTCCGGGCCGGCCACCAGGTGATCGCACCCGACCTGCGCGGGATCGGCGGCACCGACCGGCCGGTGGACGGCTACGACGCCGCGACGCTGGCCCTCGACCAGGTGCAGTTGCTCGACGCCCTGGCCCTGCCCGCCGCGCACGTCGTCGGTTTCGACGCCGGTGCCGCGCCCGCGTTCGCCCTGGCCACCGGTCATCCGGAGCGGGTCCGCAGCCTGACGGTGGTCGAGGCGGCGATCGGCGGCCTGGCCGGCGCCGAGGACTTCCTGGCCGGTGGCGGACCGTGGTGGTTCGGCTTCCACCAGAGCCCCGGCGGCCTGGCCGAGGACGTGGTGGCCGGCAGCGAGGACCGCTACATCCGGCACTTCCTGCAGCTCGGTTCGCGGGCCGGTGTCCCCGGGGAGCTGGCTGACCACTTCGTGAGCGCCTACACCGGCCGCGACCGCCTGCGCGGGGCCTTCGAGCACTACCGCGCGATGCCCGGCAACGCCGCCCGCAACCGGGCCTGGGCCGCACAGAACCGGCTGACCATGCCGGTCACCGCCGTCGGCGCGGCCCCCGTGGGCGCCGTCACCGCCCGGCAGTTGCGCACGGTCGCCGACGACGTCGAGGAGCACCTGCTGGGCGACAGCGGGCACATCGTCCCCGTCGACGCCCCACGGGACCTCGCCCGCCTCCTGCTCGCCACCGCAGCCCGCTCCTGA
- a CDS encoding glycoside hydrolase family 3 N-terminal domain-containing protein has product MRLAALLVIATTGVLTAVVPGSPGTAAGLPYQDPSLPVATRVGDLLTRMSLDDKVGQMTQTERGVTTPADVTSYRIGSILSGGGSAPASNTATGWADMYDAYQRGALAAPLQIPMMYGIDAVHGNNNVLGSTIFPHNIGLGATRDPALVQNIGRATAEEVTGAGQDWTFAPCVCVARNDRWGRTYESFGENPELVTAMTTVVTGLQGQRLDGPASVLATAKHYLGDGGTTGGTDQGNTAISEAELRAIHLPPFRAAVQRGVGSVMVSFSSFNGAKLHGNKYLITDVLKGELGFTGFVVSDWAGIDQLDGQRGFTQAEVATAVNAGLDMLMVPENWRTFVGYLRAAVQSGQIPMSRIDDANRRILTKKFELGLFERPYADRSYAATIGSTAHRTLARQAVRESQVLLKNAGGILPLAKSGGKIFVAGRSADDIGNQSGGWTLSWQGASGNTVPGTSILAGIRAAAGSGTTVTYAKDGSGIDSSYRAAIAVLGETPYAEGQGDRPGSMSLDATDLATLNRLRATGVPVIVVLVSGRPLDIAAQLGGWTALVAAWLPGSEGAGVADVLFGDYAPTGKLPMTWMQSASQQPINDDDGKTPLFPYGYGLTY; this is encoded by the coding sequence ATGCGTCTAGCTGCCCTGCTGGTGATCGCCACGACCGGCGTGCTGACCGCGGTGGTGCCCGGATCGCCCGGAACCGCCGCCGGGCTGCCCTATCAGGACCCCTCGCTGCCGGTGGCGACCCGGGTCGGTGACCTGCTCACCCGGATGAGCCTCGACGACAAGGTCGGGCAGATGACCCAGACGGAGCGCGGGGTGACCACGCCGGCCGACGTCACGTCGTACCGGATCGGGTCGATCCTGTCCGGTGGCGGCTCGGCGCCGGCGTCGAACACCGCGACCGGATGGGCCGACATGTACGACGCCTATCAGCGGGGTGCGCTCGCCGCGCCGCTGCAGATCCCGATGATGTACGGCATCGACGCGGTGCACGGCAACAACAACGTGCTCGGCTCCACCATCTTCCCGCACAACATCGGGCTCGGCGCGACCCGCGACCCGGCGCTGGTGCAGAACATCGGCCGCGCCACCGCCGAGGAGGTCACCGGCGCGGGGCAGGACTGGACGTTCGCGCCGTGCGTGTGCGTCGCGCGCAACGACCGCTGGGGCCGCACCTACGAGTCGTTCGGCGAGAACCCGGAGCTGGTCACCGCGATGACCACCGTCGTGACCGGCCTGCAGGGGCAGCGGCTCGACGGGCCCGCCTCGGTGCTGGCCACCGCCAAGCACTACCTCGGCGACGGCGGCACCACCGGCGGCACCGACCAGGGCAACACCGCGATCAGCGAGGCCGAGCTGCGCGCCATCCATCTGCCGCCGTTCCGCGCCGCGGTCCAGCGTGGCGTGGGCTCGGTGATGGTCTCGTTCTCCAGCTTCAACGGCGCCAAGCTGCACGGCAACAAGTACCTGATCACCGACGTGCTCAAGGGCGAGCTGGGGTTCACCGGTTTCGTGGTGTCCGACTGGGCCGGCATCGACCAGCTCGACGGGCAGCGCGGCTTCACCCAGGCCGAGGTGGCGACCGCGGTCAACGCCGGGCTCGACATGCTGATGGTGCCGGAGAACTGGCGGACGTTCGTCGGCTACCTGCGCGCCGCGGTGCAGTCCGGGCAGATCCCGATGAGCCGCATCGACGACGCCAACCGCCGCATCCTGACCAAGAAGTTCGAACTGGGTCTCTTCGAGCGTCCGTACGCGGACCGCAGCTACGCCGCCACGATCGGCAGCACGGCGCACCGGACTCTCGCCCGCCAGGCCGTCCGCGAGTCGCAGGTGCTGCTGAAGAACGCCGGCGGCATCCTGCCCCTGGCGAAGTCGGGCGGCAAGATCTTCGTCGCCGGGCGCAGCGCCGACGACATCGGCAACCAGAGCGGCGGCTGGACGCTGAGCTGGCAGGGGGCGAGCGGCAACACCGTGCCGGGCACCTCGATCCTGGCCGGGATCCGCGCGGCAGCCGGCAGCGGGACCACTGTCACGTACGCCAAGGACGGCTCCGGCATCGACAGCAGCTACCGGGCGGCGATCGCGGTGCTCGGCGAGACCCCGTACGCCGAGGGGCAGGGTGACCGGCCCGGCTCGATGAGCCTGGACGCGACCGACCTGGCCACGCTGAACCGGCTGCGCGCGACCGGGGTGCCGGTGATCGTGGTGCTGGTCTCCGGCCGCCCGCTCGACATCGCCGCCCAGCTCGGCGGCTGGACCGCGCTGGTGGCGGCCTGGCTGCCCGGCAGCGAGGGCGCGGGCGTGGCCGACGTGCTGTTCGGCGACTACGCCCCGACCGGCAAGCTGCCGATGACCTGGATGCAGTCGGCGTCGCAGCAGCCGATCAACGACGACGACGGCAAGACCCCGCTCTTCCCGTACGGCTACGGGCTGACCTATTGA
- a CDS encoding response regulator transcription factor yields the protein MRVLVAEDERLMADTVAEGLRRLAMAVDVVYDGDSALDRLAVHRYDVAVLDRDMPGRTGDEVCRWMAASGLTTRVLLLTAAAGIRDRVEGLGLGADDYLTKPFAFAELVARLQALSRRAVPALPPVLETDGIVLDVTRHTATRDGRVLSLSPKEFAVLHVLLRAAGRVVSAEELLEQAWDENTDPFTNTVRMTVMTLRRKLGDPPVIHTVPRTGYRLGS from the coding sequence GTGCGAGTACTGGTGGCGGAGGACGAGCGGCTGATGGCCGACACGGTGGCGGAGGGGCTGCGCCGGCTGGCCATGGCGGTGGACGTGGTCTACGACGGCGACAGCGCGCTGGACCGGCTCGCGGTGCACCGCTACGACGTCGCGGTGCTGGACCGGGACATGCCGGGGCGCACCGGCGACGAGGTGTGCCGGTGGATGGCCGCATCCGGGCTCACCACCCGGGTGCTGCTGCTCACCGCCGCCGCCGGCATCCGCGACCGGGTCGAGGGGCTGGGGCTCGGCGCCGACGACTACCTCACCAAACCGTTCGCGTTCGCCGAGCTGGTGGCCCGGCTGCAGGCGTTGTCGCGGCGGGCGGTGCCGGCGCTGCCACCCGTACTGGAAACCGACGGCATCGTCCTGGACGTCACCCGCCACACCGCGACCCGCGACGGCCGGGTCCTGTCCCTGTCGCCCAAGGAGTTCGCCGTCCTGCATGTGCTGCTGCGCGCCGCCGGGCGGGTGGTCAGCGCCGAGGAGCTGCTGGAACAGGCCTGGGACGAGAACACCGACCCGTTCACCAACACGGTACGGATGACCGTGATGACCCTGCGCCGCAAGCTGGGCGACCCGCCGGTGATCCACACCGTGCCGCGCACCGGCTACCGGCTGGGCTCATGA
- a CDS encoding nitroreductase family protein: MEFLDVVRRRRTTNGAFLPDPVAEEHQRLLMEVAGRAPSQLNSQPWRFVLVEERPTIEAVARISGASMTEAMSNGTFFERYKPYFRFSTEEMERRRDGMLFDRLPAPLRPFTGQVFTTRGQRLMNALRVPQSLGEENRKLVAGSPLLLGVMLDRSEYRPGELSSFYSVFSMGAAMENVWLATVELGMGIQFVSFPMEVPGRWDEIVRLLAVPDDLELMAVYRLGYLPPQQRRPPIDWTSGQRKLPSQYVFRGTCATPQQGWDDRPA; the protein is encoded by the coding sequence ATGGAGTTTCTCGATGTGGTGCGCCGCCGCCGGACGACCAACGGCGCGTTCCTGCCCGACCCGGTCGCCGAGGAGCACCAGCGGCTCCTGATGGAGGTGGCCGGCCGCGCCCCGTCGCAGCTCAACAGCCAGCCGTGGCGGTTCGTGCTGGTCGAGGAGCGCCCCACGATCGAGGCCGTCGCGCGGATCAGCGGTGCCAGCATGACCGAGGCGATGTCCAACGGCACCTTCTTCGAGCGCTACAAGCCGTACTTCCGGTTCAGCACGGAGGAGATGGAACGCCGCCGCGACGGGATGCTGTTCGACCGGCTGCCCGCGCCGCTGCGGCCGTTCACCGGCCAGGTGTTCACCACCCGGGGCCAGAGACTGATGAACGCGCTGCGCGTGCCGCAGAGCCTCGGCGAGGAGAACCGCAAACTCGTCGCCGGCTCACCGCTGCTGCTCGGCGTGATGCTGGACCGGTCCGAGTACCGGCCGGGCGAGCTGTCCTCGTTCTACTCGGTGTTCAGCATGGGCGCGGCGATGGAGAACGTCTGGCTCGCCACCGTCGAGCTGGGCATGGGCATCCAGTTCGTCTCCTTCCCGATGGAGGTGCCCGGGCGCTGGGACGAGATCGTCCGCCTGCTGGCGGTGCCGGACGACCTCGAGCTGATGGCCGTCTACCGGCTGGGCTACCTGCCCCCGCAGCAGCGGCGCCCGCCCATCGACTGGACCAGCGGGCAGCGCAAACTGCCGTCGCAGTACGTCTTCCGCGGCACTTGCGCCACCCCGCAGCAGGGCTGGGACGACCGTCCGGCCTAG
- a CDS encoding VOC family protein, producing the protein MQNEVQAAVPVLYVRGLEAAQAFYALFGYGEMQSGHDGDGDAAWSYLQCGSQTLLLACVRPAPVQAELPLLIYLYVADLAGVQARLEQAGHAYEPVEYPDHAPGGQLRTLDPDGNGVLVGQRSAVPGMRAPGGSVQARVSLIKQAAEAFSGHGGAPSACQVGAADGTSCARPAEIKLADTWGTTVWGCLTHAEEALINAPSAFIAAEEAQGLGPWLGRRTAAG; encoded by the coding sequence ATGCAGAACGAGGTCCAGGCCGCCGTGCCGGTGTTGTACGTGCGCGGTCTCGAAGCGGCGCAGGCGTTCTACGCCCTGTTCGGCTATGGCGAGATGCAGTCGGGCCACGACGGCGACGGCGACGCCGCCTGGTCCTATCTGCAGTGCGGCAGCCAGACCCTGTTGCTGGCCTGCGTGCGCCCCGCGCCGGTGCAGGCCGAGCTGCCCCTGCTGATCTATCTGTACGTCGCCGATCTGGCGGGTGTCCAGGCCCGGCTGGAGCAGGCCGGCCACGCCTACGAGCCGGTCGAGTACCCCGATCATGCGCCCGGCGGTCAGCTCCGGACGCTGGACCCGGACGGCAACGGCGTGCTGGTCGGCCAGCGTTCCGCTGTCCCCGGCATGCGGGCCCCCGGGGGTTCGGTGCAGGCTCGCGTGTCGCTGATCAAGCAGGCGGCGGAGGCGTTCTCCGGGCACGGCGGGGCGCCGTCCGCCTGCCAGGTCGGCGCCGCGGACGGCACATCCTGTGCCCGGCCGGCGGAGATCAAGCTCGCCGACACGTGGGGCACGACCGTGTGGGGCTGCCTGACGCACGCGGAGGAAGCGCTGATCAACGCCCCGTCGGCCTTCATCGCCGCCGAGGAGGCGCAGGGGCTCGGGCCCTGGCTCGGCCGCCGCACCGCCGCGGGCTGA
- a CDS encoding RICIN domain-containing protein: MVRIGVVAVVTALVVALLPAPAQAAPVTITNGVQFTDTSGAGVHAHGGGMLKVGSYWYWFGENRNPDDTFRAVSVYRSTDLRTWEFRNNVLTASSAAELGSAKIERPKVVYNAATGRYVMWMHKENGSDYGEARAAVASSSTVDGAYTYHGSFRPLNQYMSRDLTLYEEGGTAYLISAADENRDLQIYRLTADYLQVASLVGNFWNDASREAPALFKRNGVYFMLTSGTSGWNPNQARYATATALTGPWTGWTNVGDATTFGSQPAFVLPLGNAYLYLGDRWAGAWSGPVNDSRYVWLPIAFPSSTSMTLSWYPTITVDADAGTVTGNPATYYRVTNRATAKVLDVVGASLADNAEVKQYAWNGGGNQRFEFRDVGSGYYQLVAQHSGKCLDVASASAADGANIIQYACGTGTNQQWQWVATGGYFQLKARHSGKCLDVAADGVDLQQYTCGTGTGQQWSRTT; the protein is encoded by the coding sequence GTGGTGCGGATCGGCGTGGTTGCTGTGGTGACGGCACTGGTCGTGGCGCTGCTGCCGGCGCCCGCGCAGGCAGCGCCGGTGACGATCACCAACGGCGTGCAGTTCACCGACACCTCGGGGGCCGGGGTGCACGCGCACGGCGGTGGGATGCTCAAGGTCGGCTCCTACTGGTACTGGTTCGGCGAGAACCGCAACCCCGACGACACGTTCCGGGCCGTGTCGGTCTACCGATCCACGGACCTGCGCACGTGGGAGTTCCGCAACAACGTGCTCACCGCGTCCTCGGCGGCCGAGCTGGGCAGCGCCAAGATCGAGCGGCCCAAGGTCGTCTACAACGCCGCGACCGGCCGGTACGTCATGTGGATGCACAAGGAGAACGGCAGCGACTACGGCGAGGCCCGGGCGGCGGTCGCGTCGTCGAGCACGGTGGACGGCGCGTACACGTACCACGGCAGCTTCCGGCCGTTGAACCAGTACATGTCGCGGGACCTCACGCTGTACGAGGAGGGCGGCACCGCGTACCTGATCTCGGCCGCGGACGAGAACCGGGACCTGCAGATCTACCGGCTGACCGCCGACTACCTGCAGGTCGCGTCGCTGGTCGGCAACTTCTGGAACGACGCCAGCCGGGAAGCGCCGGCCCTGTTCAAGCGCAACGGCGTCTACTTCATGCTCACCTCGGGGACCTCCGGCTGGAACCCCAACCAGGCCAGGTACGCCACCGCGACCGCCCTCACCGGACCCTGGACGGGCTGGACCAACGTCGGCGACGCCACCACCTTCGGCTCCCAGCCCGCGTTCGTCCTGCCGCTCGGCAACGCCTACCTCTACCTGGGCGACCGCTGGGCCGGGGCGTGGTCCGGGCCGGTCAACGACTCGCGCTACGTATGGCTGCCCATCGCGTTCCCCAGCAGCACGTCGATGACGCTGAGCTGGTATCCCACCATCACGGTCGACGCCGACGCCGGCACGGTGACCGGCAACCCGGCCACGTACTACCGGGTGACCAACCGGGCCACCGCCAAGGTGCTGGACGTGGTCGGTGCCTCGCTGGCCGACAACGCCGAGGTCAAGCAGTACGCCTGGAACGGCGGCGGTAACCAGCGCTTCGAGTTCCGCGACGTGGGCAGCGGCTACTACCAGCTCGTCGCCCAGCACAGCGGCAAGTGCCTCGACGTCGCCTCGGCATCGGCTGCCGACGGCGCCAACATCATCCAGTACGCCTGCGGCACCGGCACCAACCAGCAGTGGCAGTGGGTTGCCACCGGCGGCTACTTCCAGCTGAAGGCGCGGCACAGCGGCAAGTGCCTGGACGTGGCCGCCGACGGCGTCGACCTGCAGCAGTACACCTGCGGCACCGGCACCGGGCAGCAGTGGTCGCGGACGACCTGA